In Planctomycetota bacterium, the genomic stretch GGCGGTGTACCACGCCATGACTTTGACCTCGAGCAGCCCGGCCTGTACCGCCGGGTCGGCCGAGGCGAGTTCGATGACTTGTTCCTTGGTCAGATCGCCGCGGTAGAGAACCATGCCACGCCAGCGCGGGTCGATGCGATCCCCGAACGGACCGGCGACCAACGCGTATCCCTGCTCCCACATCTTGGTCAGATGCCCGAGGTGCTGGCCCTGGATTTCCGTGGCCTTCTCGCGAGTCATGTCCTCGGGCGGCGACTCCGCCGCGACCAGCAGGACGAAGTGGTAGGTGTCGAACTCCATCGGCGGCGCGGCCGTTGCCGGCTGCGTTGCGGGTGCGGTTTGAAGCAGGACTGCCAAGAGAAACGTTGCGAGCATGTGTGAAGCGTAACGGAAACCGCGCCTCAACGCCCACGGCTTCAGGCGTGGGTCGGCTCGCGTGTCCGATCGCGGACCCACGGCTGAAGCCGTAGGCTTTAGTTGGTGAATGACACCCCCACCGAACCGAGCAGGCGCACGACGTTGGTCCGGTAGAACTTGATCAACACCTCGGTCGGCAGTGCCAAACCGCGCAGCTCGACGCCGCCGTCGATGCCATCGGGGTCTTCGATCGGACTTTCGCCGACTTGGGCCGTCTCGAAGAGCTTGCGGTGGACCCACCAACGCGAGGCGTAGAAGTCGAAGCCGCGGTCGGCGTGGCTGACCTGGTCACTGCCCCAGATGATCCGGTCTTGGTTGCGGATGAGAAACTCCCTCGCCGCGTCGCGTTGGGCGCTGAGCGTGCGGACCATCCACTTGGCCGCGGAGAGGTCGAGCCAGAGGTTCGGGAAGCGATCCAGCAGATACTGGAGCCGGTCAAGATTCTCCGGCCAGCCGCCCAGATGTGCGCCCCACCACGGATGGTCGCGATAGTCATCGAGCAGGCGCTCCCACGCGTCGTAATGGGTGTCGCGATCGCCGAAGGTCGCCGGGTCCTCGGCGTACTTGCCGTCGTACCAGGTCTGCGGGTCGCCGATGTGGGACATGATGATCGAGCCGGACGCGACGGTCGCGTCGAGCAGCCGGCGATGGCGGTCGGAGCCGAGCGTGAGTCCGTGGCGGGACATGCTGCCCGGGGCTTGGTGGAACTTCACGACCCGGCAGCCGAGGTTGTGGTAACCGTCGAGCCGACGGAGGAAAAGGTCTTCGTCGTAGAGCCGCACGGGATCATCGACCACGTCCCCCCAACTTGGCACGTTGATCAACGCCACCCGGTGCGCGAACGGCCCTCGCACCACCCGCAACGCTTCCTCGAGCGGCGTCATCGTCACCGTCACGTCGATCCCGAAGTGATCTGCACACGCAAACCACGTCCCGGCATGGTGCGCGCTTAGCAAATGCGTGTGGCAATCGATCACCGGTGACGCCACCGGCGGTGGCGGCAAGCGACGCCCGAAGTCCAGGCCCGTCCGGTTGTATCCGTCGGACGGCAACGTCGGCGGCGGGGATGGCGTCGATGCTGGCGGGGGCGAAACGCTCATGGGGGAGGATAGCTTGAGATGCCGCGACCGATCCGGCGCGCACCAGCGGGGGCGATCGTTGACAGACGCCGCCGTTGCACGACAATCAAAGGACACGCTTTTCGAGGACCAATCCCGCGATTTCCGGCCGGAAAACGGAACGTTATGGGTTGAGCGGCGTCGGAGGGTGTGTTGTATTTCTTTCCAGTAGTTTTTCCACCATGCGAACTCGCCCGATGACCCACCTAAGCAAGCCCGCCGTACAAAAAGCCGCATTTACCGCCGTGGAGCGCCTCGAAGAGCGCCGGCTCCTCGCGTCCGTCAGCGGGTTCATCTTCGAAGACCCCAACGGCAACGGCGTCCTCGACGTCGGCGAAGTCGCCCAGCCGGGCGTCACCGTCTTCATCGACGAAGACAACGACCGCCAGCTCGACCCCGGCGAACTCTCCACCGTCACCGACGAGTTGGGCGAGTACACGTTTGAAGACCTCGACCCGGGCAACTACTACATTTACGCGATACCCCCGGAGACGCAGGCCCAAACCCTGCCCGGCCCCTCGGGCGGCCTCTCCCGCCTGGGCTTGTTCGACATCGATATCGTCTTCGCCGATAACGGCCTGACCCCGACGCAGCAACAACTCGTATTGACCGCCGCGGATCGCTGGGAGTCCATCATCGTCGGCGACCTGCCCGACATCACTGACGACCCGGTCTTCGGCTTCGTCGACGACATTCTCTTCGAAGTGCGCACCTTCCAGGAAGGCTTCTCCGGTGGTGGCACCACGCTCGGTTTCTACCAGCCGGGCGAGTTGAACAACTCGTTCTTCAACCCGGAACGGCCCACCCGCTACCGCTCCGAGGATGACAACTTCCTCCCCTACGTCGGGAACCTCCAGCTCAACACGCTGGCACTGACCGACGAAAACGACTTCTTCAGCACCACCGTTCACGAGATGGCCCACGCGTTGGGCTTCAGCCAGCAGATCTGGTTCGAAAATGACTTGGTGACCGGGTTCTTCACCAACGCGTTCGGTCGCGCCGAGGCCGGTCCTAACCCGCAGTTCATCGGCGAAAACGCCGTCCGCGAGTACAACTCGATCTTCGATGAGAACTCCGCTGGCGTGCCCACCGAGAACGTCGCCGGTGCGAGTCACTGGCGTGAGTCGGTTTTCGGCATCGAGTTGATGAGCCCGTTCTCCGGGCCGTCCGGCTCGCTTGAGCCTGTCAGCCGTGTGACCGTCGGTCTGTTCAACGACCTCGGCTACGAGGTCGACTACGGCGCGGCCGATTTCTTCGAGCCCGAGTCCGGCTTCGCCACCACGCAACCGACCGGCGGCACCGTCGGCACCGGCGCGTTCGCCGGCTTGGTCCGACCCTTCGTCGAACTCGCCGTGATCGAGAACGCCGGCGACGACATCCAGCAGGTCAACTTCGCTCACCGGGCCAACAACCGCCCGACCATCGAACGCCTGCAGGCCATCAACGTCCTGAACTCGCTGACCGACCCGGTCGCGCTGGCCGGCGACCTGATCGAGGTCGAAGCCATCAACACCGGCGACGTCGACGTCAGGGCCGCCGACCAGGTGGTACAGGTCGTCTTCTGGGAAGAAACCAACGGCATTCCCGGTCTTCAGTCCAAGGGACCGAACCAGGACCAGTTCATCGCCATTGATGATCCGGCCGGCCGGTTCCGTGCTCAGGACCTGACCGATCTCGGCGACGCAGGCAGTTTCGTGACGTATTACGCCCGGGCCTACGACCGCCTGGAAGTGCCCAGCGAGATCGTGACCACCACGGTCTTCCTGAGCCCGCCCGAGCCGGTGCCGACCAAGCCCGCCGTGCTCACCGCTCGCCCGGTCGATTCCGACTCCATCCGCCTGAACTGGCGCGACAACTCGGACAACGAAGAAGGCTTCCGCATCGAGGTCAGCCCGACCGGCAAGTTCAGTGGCGAGCAGGTCGTCTACATCGCCCCGGAGAACACCACCACCGCCCAGATCGACGGTGCAGCGCCGGGTGAAACACTCTTCGCCCGCGTCCGATCGTTCAACATCAGCGGCTCGAGCCAGTTTGCCGGACGCGCGCAAGTCACCACGCTCAGCACCGGCGAGATCCTCATCAACGCGACAGGCACCGACACCGCCGACGGCGGCAGCTTCGCCACCAACGGCGTCTTCTCCAACGTCAGCGTTGCCGGAGCACTCTTCGGCGATGCGGTTTCGACCAGCAACGGCAGTGCCGACTTCTCGACCAGCATCGCGACCGCCGGGACCTTCGCCCTATTCCTCCAATCGCCGCAAACCGGTGACGGGGCCAGCGATGTCCTTCTCGAAGTACTCGACGGCGAAGGCGACGTTCTGGCCGAGTACACGATCGACCAGTCCGCCGGTGGCGGCGGGTTCGACTTGATCGACAGCATCGAACTGCCGGCCGGGCCGGTCACGGTCCGGCTCAACGCCGGCTCCGATGGTGTCACCTATGTCGACGCCGTCCGACTCCTCCGACTCGAGTCGTAACGTCAATGCCGATCCGACCCGGACCGCCGCACGCCTCCCAAGGCATGCGGCGGTTCGGCTTTATCGGACACGCCGACCTTCTCTGACCGAGCGCAAAAAAGAGGCTGCACGGCGGAGGGTCGTCCGTGCAGCCTGGCGGAGGAGGAAACGAGGTTCGTGTCAGTCAGGGCGGGTCGTTCCTCGCGACCGTGGTGCCCTGCCGCAGCCGTGACATTAGCGAACCGTTTCAACGACTGCAAGCGTAAACCGAAAAACCTTGAATCAGTTTCTCCGTCCAACCAAAACCCGAATGCCAAACCGTGGCTTTGGCGACGCGAGACGCCGAAGCACCGTATCATTCCCACCCCGCCCCACGCCGGCCTGATCGGCGTTTACGCCGTCGAAAAACCGCCTTCCCGACCGAAAAGAAGTGTTATGGGACCGACCTTGTTGCAAGAAACTCATGCCCAACTTCTGCGCCGATTGACGGCCGGTATCGCCCTGGCATTGGTCGTGATCGGCTGCGGTCAGGGCACGGATGTGGATAAATCGGGAGACACCGGAGCGGACTCTGCAATCTTGCCCATCGGCACGTCCGATGACCGGCCCATGCTCGCAGAAGCCACCATCACCCGCGCTGCGGCCCGCAACGAGGCACTCGGCATTCCCTTACGGCTGGACAACCTCCCCGGCGGACAAGCCCGGCTGCGGGTGACGATCCCCGTCCTCGCCGACGGTACCCCCCTGCCTGCCGAAGCACTACAGGGATACGCCGTGGCGGAGGTGCCGGTCGACCTGCGGCGAGCGGGCTACGTCCGACACACCGGCGAGACCGCCGCCAACGCGCCCGACCGCCTGCCCCGCGCCCTGCTGCCGTGGCAAAACGTAACGGCCGACACCGCCGTGATGGGCGTCCTGCCGACCGTGACCGGCACCAGCGGCTGGGCATGGCTCGACGTGATCGTCCCGCCGACCCAGCCGGCCGGGATTTACAACGGCTCCATCGACGTCATCGACGATCGCGGCCGAGTCGTGCCCGGCTCGGGGGTGCCGCTGAGCATCGAGGTGTTGGACTTCAACCTGCCCGATCAGCGGAATCTGCGCGTGGCCGGTCCGATCGGCTGGGGGCCGCTCCGCAAGGTCTACCGCGACCGGTTCGAGACGAGCAACCCCCGCCTGCTCGAACGCGACAATCCCCGCAGTGTTCCGGCCCTGGAAGTCCTCGACGGGCTGATCAAACTTGCCCACGAACATCGGCTCAGCGCGTACGTGCCGGACCTGGAGCCAACGGTGAAATGGCGTCCGGGCGATCCGCCGACCGTGACATGGACACAGTACCAGAGCGTCGTCGAGCCCTGGCTGACCGGCGAGCAGTTCGAGGATCGAGTGCCGCTGCCACACTGGCCGTTGCCGGACGTGACCGGGCTGGCGCGGTACCCGGTAAACGATCGGTTGCAGTACTGGAATGTCGCGGCCAACTTCTTCGACGCCCAGAACTGGCTGGAGCGCAGCCCCGCGGTGATCCGCCAGCAAATGCCGGTGCCGGCACGTGAGTTCGTGAGTCTCTCGGCCGAGGCGGGCGACCTGATCCGGGCGCACCCACGTGTCATCGTGCAACTGCCGCTGGAAGCCGAGCAGATCGCGTTGGGCCCGGAGCTCACGCCGCCGCAGGAGTCGGACCGACTGCTGGCGGTGTCACGAGGTCTGGTGAGCGGCCTCCCCGCGGATCGCTGGCCCGGAGAGTTCAAGCGGCCGTCCGGCTGGCTGGCGACGGACGTGCCCGGTTTGGTGCCGTTCGTCGGGGCCGGCGGGACGCAGGAAGATGTGCGCGTCTGGGCGTGGTTGGCCTTTTCCCGCGGGGCGACGCTGGTCGACTTCGGCGAGACGATGCCCGACACCGCCGCCAACCAGCCGGCCGATCCGTCACGCTTGATCTGGTTCTACCCCGGCGAGTGGTTCGGCCTCGACGGCCCCGTGCCCAGCGTTCATATGAAATGGCTCCGCCGGGCGCAGCAGGACTACGAGTACCTCGTGCTCGCCCAAGAGCGCGGCGAGGTGCTCAACGCCCGCCTCCTTGCCAACCTGCTTGCCAAGCCGGTCGAAATCCAACCGCTACAAAGCCCCGACGCGGCATACACGCTGATGTCCGGCACCGCCGACGCCGACGCCTGGGACGAGGCGTTGCAGCTGGTCTCGGAGATGATCCTGCTCAACCGCCCCGGCCAGCCACCCGACCGGCGGGCCCGCACCGAGCTTGAGCGGAGGCAGTTCCTTTGGATGGTCCCACGCGAGCGGCCGTTCATTATGCCACGCACCGCCGACTGGACTTACATCAACGCCAATCAAGTCCGCCTTCGGCTCGGCACCGACCTGTACAACGCGTCCGACACGACCCCCGAGGCCAACGAACTGCGCTGGACCGACGCGCCGTTCGGCTGGACAGTGCAGCCCCGGCCGCGGATCGTGCCGGAGTTGGGCGTGTACCAAGTCGAGCGATTCCCGCTGGCCGCGACGGTCGACCCGACACAGACCCGGCCGCGTGGCCGACCCGCCGATCACCTCGCGTCCGTCGAGTTCGTGCAGGGCTTCACCCAGGCCGAGACCGAAGTCGCCATGCGCCTGCCCGCCGTCACGATCGACCGGTTGCCGGGCGGGATCGTGCTCGACGGCGAACTCGCCGACTGGCTGCCGGCCGATCAGATCCACGCTGGCCCGCTGGTCGCGATGTTCGATCGGCCCAGCGTGCAGGACTACCGCCTGATCCGCGCCCCGACCGAAACGTCGCTGCACGCCGGCTACACCGAGGACAACCTGTACGTCGCGTTCCGCCTCGAAGGCGCGAGCGATGCGGCGAGCCGGGCGGGCAACGTCATCGAGATCGACACCGGCCGGGCATGGGGCGAGGACGTGGCGCAGCTGCTGATCCAAGCGGTGTACGAGGACGGCAGCGTCGGGCCGCTGATGTTGCTGAACGTGAAGCCGACCGGCGTGGTCTGGGCCGAGCGGCGGCGCGACCCCAAGCGTTTCCGCGTGCCTTGGCAGCCGTTCGAGTCCAACACGCGATTCCAGTCCACGCTCGTCGACAACGTCTGGCGTGGCGAGTTGGCGATCCCGCTGACGGCGTTGGAGCTCGAAGGCCGCTTCGACGAACGCGGCAACCCGGTCCGCCCGGTCATGTACAAGTTCAACTTCGCCCAGCACCGTCACGAGACCGGCCAAACCGCCACCTGGGCCGGCCCGGTCGATGGCATGCGGGACAAAGGGTTCGCGGGGGTGTTGGTGGTGGGAAATGACGAATGACGAGTTCCCGAATGACGAAAGAAATCCGAATGCCGAATGACCATAAAGGGGTCTTCGGATTTGTTCATTCATTCGTCATTCGGGAATTCGTCACTCGGACTTGTTCCTTGCCCTCGCACCTGCCTAACGTACCCGTCCCGGGCAGGTAGCTCAGTTGGTAGAGCATGCGACTGAAAATCGCAGTGTCGCCGGTTCGATCCCGGCTCTGCCCATCCCCGAAACCCACGCGTCGAGCGTGGGTTTTCATGCGCCGGCGGATGTGTCCTGGACGCCGATCCACGAGAACTGGCGTGCGAACACCAACCAC encodes the following:
- a CDS encoding amidohydrolase family protein, whose protein sequence is MSVSPPPASTPSPPPTLPSDGYNRTGLDFGRRLPPPPVASPVIDCHTHLLSAHHAGTWFACADHFGIDVTVTMTPLEEALRVVRGPFAHRVALINVPSWGDVVDDPVRLYDEDLFLRRLDGYHNLGCRVVKFHQAPGSMSRHGLTLGSDRHRRLLDATVASGSIIMSHIGDPQTWYDGKYAEDPATFGDRDTHYDAWERLLDDYRDHPWWGAHLGGWPENLDRLQYLLDRFPNLWLDLSAAKWMVRTLSAQRDAAREFLIRNQDRIIWGSDQVSHADRGFDFYASRWWVHRKLFETAQVGESPIEDPDGIDGGVELRGLALPTEVLIKFYRTNVVRLLGSVGVSFTN
- a CDS encoding SdrD B-like domain-containing protein, which codes for MRTRPMTHLSKPAVQKAAFTAVERLEERRLLASVSGFIFEDPNGNGVLDVGEVAQPGVTVFIDEDNDRQLDPGELSTVTDELGEYTFEDLDPGNYYIYAIPPETQAQTLPGPSGGLSRLGLFDIDIVFADNGLTPTQQQLVLTAADRWESIIVGDLPDITDDPVFGFVDDILFEVRTFQEGFSGGGTTLGFYQPGELNNSFFNPERPTRYRSEDDNFLPYVGNLQLNTLALTDENDFFSTTVHEMAHALGFSQQIWFENDLVTGFFTNAFGRAEAGPNPQFIGENAVREYNSIFDENSAGVPTENVAGASHWRESVFGIELMSPFSGPSGSLEPVSRVTVGLFNDLGYEVDYGAADFFEPESGFATTQPTGGTVGTGAFAGLVRPFVELAVIENAGDDIQQVNFAHRANNRPTIERLQAINVLNSLTDPVALAGDLIEVEAINTGDVDVRAADQVVQVVFWEETNGIPGLQSKGPNQDQFIAIDDPAGRFRAQDLTDLGDAGSFVTYYARAYDRLEVPSEIVTTTVFLSPPEPVPTKPAVLTARPVDSDSIRLNWRDNSDNEEGFRIEVSPTGKFSGEQVVYIAPENTTTAQIDGAAPGETLFARVRSFNISGSSQFAGRAQVTTLSTGEILINATGTDTADGGSFATNGVFSNVSVAGALFGDAVSTSNGSADFSTSIATAGTFALFLQSPQTGDGASDVLLEVLDGEGDVLAEYTIDQSAGGGGFDLIDSIELPAGPVTVRLNAGSDGVTYVDAVRLLRLES